TCAATGGCCTTTGAGGCCAGAGTTGAGAAACTCATTGACTGGTTCTTAGGGCCAGAGGCAATAAATTTTGGGGTCTTATACTGGGAGGAGCCAGATGAAAGTGGGCATCATTTGGGACCAGAGAACCCACTGATGGATGCGGTCATAGCAGACATTGATGAGAAGTTGGGGTTTCTCAGGGAACAGCTCAAAGCAGCTGGCCTTTATGAGAAAATCAATCTCATTGTTACAAGTGATCATGGAATGACACAGTTGTCACATGATAAGATCATTGAGCTGGACACCTACGTCAGCCGTGATCTTTACACATGGATAGACAAGAGCCCTGTAGTTGGTATTTTGCCTAAAGAAGGTAAGAATGattataaaatattcttttacaaTGGAATTGTGTATTGCACTTGTAAAAGTAATGTTTTCTAATTGTATTGCAATATTTGTTGGTTGAGTGTTATCCTTTCCTTGTCCTAGGCAAACTTGAAGAGGTCTACAGTTTGTTGAAGAATGCAAACCCTAACATGTTTGTATATAAAAAGGAGGAGATCCCAGAGCATTACCACTACAGACACAATGTCAGAATAATGCCTCTTATCATAGAGGTCAAAGAAGGATGGACAGTCATGCAGAACAGAAATGGATCCTTTATGTGTGCGTTACAGTATTCATACATAATTTATGTAGTGCATTGTAAAATAGCATGTATGCTACATTTTTAGCACTCAAAAAAAatatagcctatttttaagatttacgcatttcaaataGATATTCATAAAttacatcaaattaaattgtgtaatgtttaactaaataaaatgaaaatattttatttaattaaatattactcaattcattttgatggaatCTTGaatttgaaatgcgtaaatcctaaaattatttttttgagttCAGTTTAAAATACCAGGGATGTGACTCAAATATGacgcttaaagagatagttcactcaaaaatgttgtcatttacttTGACAACttaggttgttccaaacctgtgacttactttcttctgtggaacatgataggaaatgtttggcagaatgttaacctcagtcaccattcacttatggGGAAAACAATGCAATCAAttaaagtgagtggtgactgaggctaaaatgtttaaatgtttgttgatagatgaaataaagtcacagatgatatcattttaatttttttcggtgaattatctctttaacGCCTCTTCAATCTGTGACTATTTGCCCTGTCAATTTTTATATTCTTTGGGTCAAAGAAAAATATCTTCATCACTTGACTGAGATATCTTTATAATGGTTATGTGCTTGATTATTTGCAGTGGGAAACCATGGTTATAACAACAGCCTTCGCAGCATGCACCCTGTGTTTGTTGCCCGTGGACCAGCTTTCCGTCGTGACTATATCAAGGCCTCCATGCGCTCTGTTGACCTCTACCCTCTCATGTGTAACATTCTTGGTCTCAAGCCCTTGGCCAACAATGGTTCTTTGGCAAGTGTGCAGGATCTCTTAGTGGAGACTTCAACCCCAAAGCCAGTGGTCCCACCGGTGCCCAAAGAGCCTTCCTATGCATGGGCTGTGGGGTCCATCCTTGGCACTGTTCTTGTTATTGGTTTCCTCTTCATCTTTGTGCAACAGGTGACACAAAGGCAGCTACCCCCTTTGCATCTCTCCAATAGTGAGATAACACAGCCCTTACTGTAGGATCAGTTAACACCTATAATGAAGATGCAGCCTTTCTTAGCAAACATAAATGTTGTGGTCCCTTTTTTCATGTGAGGTTTTCAAAGCATGtagcactgatttttttttctccagtgcCACTGATCTTATTTGACTAAATTCTGATAATACTTGGCAGTTAAGATTTTAAAGAGTCAGCATGGTCACTTGTATTAAAAAGGTGATCAATATCCATGGTACCATGCCAAAGCCGAATATACCAAAAGCAATATGGGGAAAGATGCTACAGTTGGCCAGAGGTAGTGCAATCATCAAAATCTTAGCTGACTAAACCAATAGTGCCCTCTTCTGTAAAGCCGTCCAGGATAACTTTATTCTTGTCACCTAATATTTagtatttgatgaaaaaaaaaaaaaaaagaaaatttta
The nucleotide sequence above comes from Myxocyprinus asiaticus isolate MX2 ecotype Aquarium Trade chromosome 25, UBuf_Myxa_2, whole genome shotgun sequence. Encoded proteins:
- the LOC127416534 gene encoding ectonucleotide pyrophosphatase/phosphodiesterase family member 5-like; the encoded protein is MPNLLVIRSCFLSCLLVLLWPCSSQLEEQSKLLLVSFDGFRWDYVNRVPTPNFRALMDEGVQVDQVENTYITKTYPDHYTLVTGLHAETHGIVANEMYDPIRNRSFSMEGPEVYDAWWWEEAVPLWVTNQKAGRKSGAAMWPGSDVAIGGTYPTHYLIYNASMAFEARVEKLIDWFLGPEAINFGVLYWEEPDESGHHLGPENPLMDAVIADIDEKLGFLREQLKAAGLYEKINLIVTSDHGMTQLSHDKIIELDTYVSRDLYTWIDKSPVVGILPKEGKLEEVYSLLKNANPNMFVYKKEEIPEHYHYRHNVRIMPLIIEVKEGWTVMQNRNGSFMLGNHGYNNSLRSMHPVFVARGPAFRRDYIKASMRSVDLYPLMCNILGLKPLANNGSLASVQDLLVETSTPKPVVPPVPKEPSYAWAVGSILGTVLVIGFLFIFVQQVTQRQLPPLHLSNSEITQPLL